Proteins found in one Ptychodera flava strain L36383 chromosome 16, AS_Pfla_20210202, whole genome shotgun sequence genomic segment:
- the LOC139114806 gene encoding angiopoietin-related protein 7-like, with the protein MLSSLEMKIQASKRPWQCFWCKHFAVCLILTVIRLVSTTEFEGQHVALKQGDRCVYTLLVPHTTGEECRPLCEIFEHLCSKHDVASELIVQLQAKMSHCNNGKQQSTTSKHGDSCTYLFSQASPIESDECPDLCNAMTEICLVDETISELREWIINLGSETERLKKRILQLEDSLESQKSDFMQQISAAKLHHPTKQVHDGRKKGRHHKSVTERLRDTLHVVATKASELQSKVDICMDELNVTKEGARKELENKELLQQENERCRSETERMSSVIVELLGQNQELKKMNVHAVSPISTLATTVQGKVNEYAEDCSVVQPSGLYTVDPDNDGKPFQVYCDVETDSAGWTVIQRRQDGSVDFYRGWEDYKNGFGDLNGEFWLGNDKIHRLTNQGRRYELRVDLENFENETRFAQYDDFTIANERRRYEITLGSYSGNAGDSMKFDNGKQFTTKDNDNDRSAKHNCAVSFTGAWWYSSCSLSNLNGQYLDGENNEWGRGIVWYDWLDMKYSLKKTEIRIRPALKDSV; encoded by the exons ATGCTATCCAGCCTTGAAATGAAGATTCAAGCATCAAAGCGGCCCTGGCAGTGTTTCTGGTGTAAGCATTTTGCTGTGTGCTTGATTCTCACAGTGATAAGGCTGGTGTCGACAACAGAATTCGAAGGCCAACATGTCGCATTGAAGCAAGGGGACAGGTGCGTGTACACCTTACTGGTTCCACACACTACAGGCGAAGAATGCCGCCCACTATGCGAGATTTTTGAACATTTGTGTTCAAAGCATGACGTTGCGAGTGAACTGATAGTGCAGTTACAAGCAAAAATGTCGCACTGTAACAATGGGAAACAGCAATCAACGACATCTAAACATGGTGACAGCTGCACATACTTGTTTTCTCAAGCCAGTCCGATAGAAAGCGATGAATGTCCTGACCTGTGCAACGCCATGACTGAAATATGTCTCGTTGATGAAACGATTAGCGAGCTAAGGGAGTGGATAATTAACCTTGGTTCGGAAACTGAACGTCTGAAAAAGAGGATTCTTCAGCTTGAAGACTCTCTGGAGTCTCAGAAATCTGATTTCATGCAACAAATCTCTGCGGCAAAGCTACACCACCCAACGAAACAGGTGCATGATGGTCGGAAGAAGGGACGACATCATAAGTCGGTTACCGAGAGACTCCGTGACACACTACATGTTGTTGCTACAAAGGCGAGCGAATTGCAAAGCAAAGTTGACATCTGCATGGATG AATTAAATGTTACAAAAGAAGGAGCACGCAAAGAATTAGAAAACAAAGAGTTACTTCAGCAGGAAAATGAGAGATGTAGGTCAGAGACTGAAAGAATGAGTTCGGTAATTGTCGAACTTCTTGGCCAAAATCAGgagttgaaaaaaatgaatgttCATGCTGTGAGTCCGATCTCAACTCTGGCAACAACTGTCCAAG GCAAGGTAAACGAGTATGCTGAAGACTGCAGTGTTGTACAGCCGAGTGGTTTGTATACAGTTGATCCTGATAACGATGGAAAACCATTTCAAGTCTACTGTGATGTAGAGACAGATTCGGCAGGATGGACG GTCATCCAGCGACGTCAAGACGGGTCTGTAGATTTCTACAGAGGCTGGGAAGACTACAAGAACGGATTCGGTGATCTGAACGGAGAGTTCTGGTTGGGAAATGACAAGATTCATCGTCTGACCAATCAGGGACGACGATACGAACTCAGAGTGGAtttggaaaactttgaaaacgaAACAAGATTTGCACAGTATGATGACTTTACAATAGCCAATGAAAGAAGACGATACGAGATAACGCTTGGATCTTACAGTGGAAATGCAG GAGACTCCATGAAATTTGACAACGGTAAACAGTTCACCACCAAAGACAACGACAATGATCGCAGCGCAAAGCACAACTGCGCAGTTAGTTTCACCGGTGCATGGTGGTATAGCAGCTGTAGTCTTTCCAATCTCAACGGACAGTACCTAGACGGAGAGAACAACGAATGGGGTAGAGGCATCGTGTGGTATGACTGGCTGGACATGAAATATTCCCTGAAGAAAACAGAAATCAGGATAAGACCAGCCTTGAAAGACTCTGTCTAA
- the LOC139114807 gene encoding fibrinogen-like protein A → MNEEKQSIVDRLSKTVQDLTNQSTEFQNSVEICKYELNDTKEALRTKLQNSEALRIEMTEMSTRQHQSQNALERCSSQLEAMSSTVSELKRENYGLRQRVQTQKPTLPTTTASSIHRDCDDVSESGMNTIVPDDGGKPFEVYCDMETDFGGWTVIQRRQDGSVDFYRGWEDYKNGFGDLNGEFWLGNDKIHRLTNQGQRYELRVDLENFENESKFAKYDHFAIGDERSKYAITIGSYSGNAGDSLRDDNGMQFTTKDNDNDRGTSHNCAVSCTGAWWYNICSLSNLNGQYLHGKDSEWNVGIVWFHWLGMSYSLKRTEIKIRPVFKGESGFATMYERK, encoded by the exons ATGAATGAAGAGAAACAATCAATCGTAGATAGACTCAGCAAAACAGTACAGGATCTGACAAATCAGTCTACGGAATTTCAAAACAGCGTTGAAATTTGTAAATATG AATTAAATGACACCAAGGAAGCGTTGCGGACCAAGTTACAAAACAGCGAAGCGCTTCGAATCGAAATGACCGAGATGAGTACCAGACAACACCAATCCCAGAATGCACTTGAAAGGTGTTCGTCACAACTCGAGGCGATGAGTTCAACGGTGAGCGAACTTAAACGTGAGAATTACGGGCTGAGACAACGTGTTCAGACGCAAAAACCAACTCTTCCAACTACAACGG CAAGCAGTATCCATAGAGATTGCGATGACGTATCAGAAAGCGGAATGAACACTATTGTGCCTGATGATGGCGGAAAACCGTTTGAAGTTTACTGCGATATGGAAACAGATTTTGGAGGATGGACG GTCATCCAGCGACGTCAAGACGGGTCTGTAGATTTCTACAGAGGCTGGGAAGACTACAAGAATGGATTCGGTGATCTGAACGGAGAGTTCTGGTTGGGTAATGACAAGATTCATCGTCTGACCAATCAGGGACAACGATACGAACTCAGAGTGGAtttggaaaactttgaaaacgaGAGCAAATTTGCCAAGTATGACCATTTTGCTATAGGCGACGAAAGAAGCAAGTATGCAATAACAATAGGATCTTACAGTGGAAATGCGG GCGACTCCTTAAGAGATGACAACGGTATGCAGTTCACAACGAAGGACAACGATAATGACCGAGGCACTTCACACAACTGCGCTGTTTCTTGTACTGGTGCATGGTGGTATAATATCTGCAGTCTTTCCAATCTCAATGGACAGTACCTACACGGAAAGGATAGCGAATGGAATGTAGGCATTGTGTGGTTTCACTGGTTGGGTATGAGCTATTCGCTCAAACGAACAGAAATCAAGATAAGACCAGTATTCAAGGGCGAAAGCGGATTTGCTACCATGTATGAAAGAAAATAG
- the LOC139114803 gene encoding fibrinogen C domain-containing protein 1-A-like, with translation MTFDATIYRITHYIGVCVSFRDSLTLNLNFSTESREMAILDLNYRAITYQVLGFLILLQLMLPITAKDIEGEHGVLKQGGRCVHTVLIPHSRGEDCRELCSTFQQLCQSENVVNELILQLHSKIHHCGNGKERPAIFRQGDSCTYVFSVPAPQESDECPPLCSALSDICIADDTVSELREWIQSLNGANERLKSMVLQLLSRADELEVQKHSLESERSDLIKQLSTMEQVQARNRLLESRETERVREFGRLQTTSERHHSEVKRLRNTVELVTSKVIEFENDVNICMGELNDTKKTLLREFEANEEFRANRSHLHDQMTETRKRQRELQSANDRLMSQLENKSSLIDDLRRENYELKQLYRSAGPTTETIATERISHSGKDCIEDCSVVQRTGLYTVDPDNDGKPFQVYCDVETDSAGWTVIQRRQDGSVDFYRGWEDYKNGFGDLNGEFWLGNDKIHRLTNQGQRYELRVDLENFENETRFAQYDDFTIANERRRYEITLGSYSGNAGDSMKFDNGKQFTTKDNDNDRSAKHNCAVSFTGAWWYSSCSLSNLNGQYLDGENNEWGRGIVWYDWLGMKYSLKKTDIKIRPSVKDD, from the exons atgacctttgacgcCACTATATATAGAATCACACACTACATCGGTGTTTGTGTTTCTTTCAGAGATTCGCTGACTTTAAACCTGAATTTTTCGACAGAAAGTCGCGAAATGGCGATTTTGGACTTGAATTATAGGGCAATTACCTACCAGGTCCTTGGCTTTTTGATTTTGCTACAACTGATGTTACCAATAACGGCGAAAGACATCGAGGGCGAACATGGCGTACTTAAACAAGGGGGCAGGTGTGTTCACACTGTACTGATTCCACACTCGAGAGGGGAAGATTGTCGTGAACTGTGTTCGACTTTTCAGCAACTTTGTCAGAGCGAAAATGTCGTGAATGAGTTAATACTTCAACTCCATTCAAAGATTCACCACTGTGGCAATGGGAAAGAGCGACCAGCGATCTTTAGACAAGGCGACAGCTGTACATACGTGTTTTCCGTTCCCGCTCCTCAAGAAAGCGACGAGTGTCCGCCTCTGTGCAGTGCTTTAAGTGATATCTGTATTGCTGACGACACAGTGAGTGAGCTCAGAGAATGGATACAGTCCCTAAACGGTGCAAACGAACGATTGAAAAGTATGGTATTACAACTTCTCTCACGCGCAGACGAGCTTGAGGTGCAAAAACATAGCCTGGAATCGGAGAGATCTGACTTaatcaaacaattgtcaacaatGGAACAAGTACAGGCTCGGAACCGACTACTAGAAAGTCGAGAGACTGAGCGTGTACGAGAATTTGGCAGACTTCAAACGACCAGCGAAAGACACCATTCTGAAGTTAAAAGACTCCGTAATACGGTTGAGTTAGTGACCAGTAAAGTCATAGAATTCGAAAATGATGTCAACATATGTATGGGTG AATTAAATGATACCAAGAAAACGCTTTTGAGAGAATTTGAAGCAAATGAAGAATTCCGAGCCAATAGAAGCCACCTTCACGATCAGATGACAGAGACGAGAAAACGACAGAGGGAACTTCAGAGTGCAAACGATCGACTGATGTCACAGCTTGAGAATAAGAGTTCTTTGATTGATGATCTTAGACGGGAAAATTACGAGCTGAAGCAACTTTATCGTTCTGCTGGCCCGACTACTGAAACTATAGCAACAGAAA GAATCTCACATTCAGGGAAAGACTGCATCGAAGACTGCAGTGTTGTACAGCGGACTGGTTTGTATACAGTTGATCCTGATAACGATGGAAAACCATTTCAAGTCTACTGTGATGTAGAGACAGATTCGGCAGGATGGACG GTCATCCAGCGACGTCAAGACGGGTCTGTAGATTTCTACAGAGGCTGGGAAGACTACAAGAACGGATTCGGTGATCTGAACGGAGAGTTCTGGTTGGGTAATGACAAGATTCATCGTCTGACCAATCAGGGACAACGATACGAACTCAGAGTGGAtttggaaaactttgaaaacgaAACAAGATTTGCACAGTATGATGACTTTACAATAGCCAATGAAAGAAGACGATACGAGATAACGCTTGGATCTTACAGTGGAAATGCAG GAGACTCCATGAAATTTGACAACGGTAAGCAGTTCACCACCAAAGACAACGACAATGATCGCAGCGCAAAGCACAACTGCGCAGTTAGTTTCACCGGTGCATGGTGGTATAGCAGCTGTAGTCTTTCCAATCTCAACGGACAGTACCTTGACGGCGAGAACAACGAATGGGGTAGAGGCATCGTGTGGTATGACTGGCTTGGCATGAAATATTCCCTGAAGAAAACAGATATAAAAATAAGACCCAGTGTCAAAGATGATTAA
- the LOC139114808 gene encoding angiopoietin-4-like has product MCVHCIGTCTKPWTLYRVVFCRQRTLLGRGRRRWTFIRYSAKDFRVQRRRRPNEPPTKQGNNCVHVFAMATPNNGVCAGFCDAVGELCLCDDSVRSIRMWMKNLVVENTRLGLAEMDLVHLQQQNQELLERNSELSENISKMDELKVENDRLKEESAERLAKIEKLTSKMKQCASKNKTLRKNITKKTKRLKESQKTLANCKKDLNTSKLQVKEKGALNELLTSEVSEMNVTMRNLTNYILELQPCRDTLDDFIVEYNLRQQKFLYKYVQCQYSLEHFDGRIDEDNRHKYYDMATGKFVLGARDCYEIQQSDPSAFESGVYRLRPQDNGHAFLVYCDMNTDRGGWTVIQRRQDGSVDFFRDWESYKNGFGNLSGEFWLGNDYLHRLTNQSEKAYQLRVDLEDFETKQDMLNIATSL; this is encoded by the exons ATGTGTGTACACTGTATTGGTACCTGTACCAAACCATGGACGTTGTACAGAGTTGTGTTCTGCCGTCAACGGACTTTGCTCGGAAGAGGACGCCGTCGTTGGACGTTTATTCGATATTCAGCGAAAGATTTCAGAGTGCAAAGACGACGTCGACCGAATGAACCCCCGACAAAACAAGGAAATAATTGTGTTCACGTTTTTGCAATGGCGACGCCAAATAACGGTGTGTGCGCAGGATTCTGTGACGCTGTAGGCGAACTTTGCCTCTGTGACGATTCAGTCAGGTCGATTAGGATGTGGATGAAGAATCTGGTTGTGGAAAACACACGACTTGGACTGGCAGAAATGGATCTTGTTCatttacaacaacaaaaccaaGAGCTGTTAGAAAGAAATTCTgagctttctgaaaatatttcgaAAATGGACGAATTGAAAGTGGAGAATGATCGTCTGAAGGAAGAATCCGCTGAAAGACTTGCAAAAATAGAGAAACTGACCAGCAAGATGAAACAGTGTGCTTCAAAGAACAAAACACTTCGAAAAAATATCACCAAGAAAACTAAACGTCTTAAGGAGTCACAGAAAACACTCGCCAATTGTAAAAAAG ATCTAAATACAAGCAAACTACAGGTGAAGGAAAAAGGAGCCCTGAATGAACTGTTGACCTCTGAGGTTTCTGAGATGAACGTCACAATGCGGAATTTGACAAACTACATCCTGGAGCTTCAACCATGTCGAGATACTCTTGATGATTTTATCGTGGAGTATAATCTACGCCAACAGaaatttttatataaatatgtgCAATGTCAGTACAGTTTGGAACATTTCGACGGTAGAATAGATGAAGATAATCGTCACAAGTACTACGACATGGCGACGG GGAAATTCGTTCTCGGAGCAAGGGACTGTTATGAAATTCAACAGAGTGATCCTTCGGCCTTTGAAAGTGGTGTTTATAGACTCAGACCCCAAGACAATGGACATGCTTTCCTGGTCTATTGTGACATGAACACAGATCGTGGAGGTTGGACG GTCATTCAGAGACGTCAAGATGGCTCAGTTGATTTCTTCAGAGACTGGGAAAGCTACAAGAATGGTTTTGGTAATTTGAGTGGAGAGTTCTGGCTGGGTAATGACTATCTACACAgactgaccaatcagagtgagAAAGCGTATCAGTTGAGAGTGGATCTGGAAGATTTTGAAACGAAACAAGATATGCTGAATATCGCTACTTCTCTGTAG